In Afipia sp. GAS231, a single window of DNA contains:
- the hpnC gene encoding squalene synthase HpnC, with product MTSASELRSGKTHRDENFPVASWIIHPRHRALILSFYNFVRTADDIADHATLAADEKLRYLDLMEAELLGGGDTQPEAVNLRRALAERAMPPRHALDVLVAFRMDVTKLRYENWDDVIHYCRYSAMPVGRFMLDVHGESTSTWAASDALCAGLQINNHLQDCAKDYKDLNRVYLPRDALAASGASVEMLGEAKSPPALLACLQALAVRTETLLDESKSLGAEVRDFRLGLEISVIQAFADKIVGMLKVRDPLSERVHLSPLELLGQSFAGIAGEMARRATGRRPVSNPAAGA from the coding sequence ATGACCAGCGCGAGCGAACTGCGATCGGGTAAGACCCACCGCGACGAGAATTTTCCGGTCGCGTCGTGGATCATTCATCCGCGTCACCGGGCGCTTATTCTCAGCTTCTACAATTTCGTCCGGACCGCCGACGACATCGCCGACCATGCGACGTTGGCGGCCGACGAGAAGCTGCGCTATCTCGATTTGATGGAAGCGGAATTGCTCGGAGGCGGCGACACCCAGCCGGAAGCTGTCAACCTGCGCCGCGCTTTGGCCGAGCGCGCGATGCCGCCGCGCCATGCACTCGACGTGCTGGTCGCGTTCCGGATGGACGTCACCAAGCTGCGCTACGAGAACTGGGACGACGTCATTCACTATTGCCGCTATTCGGCGATGCCGGTCGGCCGCTTCATGCTCGATGTCCACGGTGAAAGCACCTCGACCTGGGCCGCGTCGGACGCGCTGTGTGCCGGTCTGCAGATCAACAATCATCTGCAGGACTGCGCCAAGGACTATAAAGACCTGAACCGCGTCTACCTGCCGCGCGATGCGCTGGCGGCTTCAGGCGCATCCGTCGAGATGCTGGGCGAGGCGAAGTCGCCGCCGGCGCTGCTGGCTTGCCTGCAGGCGCTCGCGGTGCGCACCGAAACCCTGCTCGACGAAAGCAAATCGCTCGGCGCCGAAGTGCGGGATTTCCGGCTCGGGCTCGAGATTTCGGTGATCCAGGCCTTTGCCGACAAGATCGTCGGCATGCTGAAGGTGCGCGATCCCCTCAGCGAGCGGGTGCATCTTTCCCCGCTCGAATTGCTGGGGCAGAGCTTTGCCGGCATCGCCGGCGAGATGGCGCGCCGCGCGACCGGTCGCCGGCCGGTATCGAACCCGGCGGCCGGCGCATGA
- the hpnD gene encoding presqualene diphosphate synthase HpnD produces MTLETAAANADYGTTASGSSFYAAMRILPRAQRDAMFQIYSFCRQVDDIADSDGPRPERLAALQQWRDDIDALYQGHPPERLKDYVSSVKSFGLKREDFLAIIDGMEMDVPQDIRAPDMATLDLYCDRVASAVGRLSVRVFGLPENDGILLAHHLGRALQLTNILRDIDEDAGLGRLYLPREGLLHAGITSDDPVKVIAERALPKVCVPLVERAKSHFEQSDAIMKRNSRRAVRAPRIMSKYYRAILELLIIRGFAVPREPVRVHKWAKIAILLRYAII; encoded by the coding sequence ATGACGCTGGAGACGGCGGCGGCCAACGCAGACTACGGCACCACCGCGTCCGGTAGTTCGTTCTACGCGGCGATGCGCATCCTGCCGCGCGCGCAGCGCGATGCGATGTTCCAGATCTACAGTTTCTGCCGGCAGGTCGACGATATTGCAGACTCCGACGGACCGCGGCCGGAGCGGCTGGCGGCGCTCCAGCAATGGCGCGACGACATCGACGCGCTGTACCAGGGCCATCCGCCGGAACGGCTGAAGGATTACGTGTCGTCGGTGAAGAGCTTTGGTCTCAAGCGCGAGGATTTCCTCGCCATCATCGACGGCATGGAAATGGACGTGCCGCAGGACATCCGCGCGCCCGACATGGCAACCCTCGATCTCTACTGCGACCGCGTCGCCAGCGCGGTGGGGCGGTTGTCGGTGCGCGTGTTCGGTCTGCCCGAGAATGACGGCATCCTGCTCGCCCACCACCTCGGCCGCGCGCTGCAACTGACCAACATCCTGCGCGACATCGACGAAGACGCCGGTCTCGGCCGTCTCTATTTGCCGCGCGAGGGCCTGCTGCATGCCGGCATCACCAGCGATGATCCGGTGAAGGTGATTGCCGAACGCGCGCTGCCAAAAGTGTGCGTGCCGCTGGTCGAGCGGGCGAAGTCGCATTTCGAACAGTCCGACGCGATCATGAAGCGCAATTCGCGACGCGCCGTGCGCGCGCCCCGGATCATGTCGAAATATTATCGCGCGATACTGGAGCTGTTGATTATCAGGGGCTTTGCCGTTCCGCGCGAGCCGGTCCGCGTCCACAAATGGGCGAAGATCGCCATCCTTCTCCGTTACGCGATCATCTGA
- the hpnE gene encoding hydroxysqualene dehydroxylase HpnE — MQKNAHIIGAGISGLSAAVRLANAGYTVHVHEATQQAGGRCRSYFDAATNLTIDNGNHLLLSGNHHARAYARSIGTEAGLVGPKRAQFPFVDISTGQRWQLDLGEGRLPLWVFDEARRVPDTGLLDYLALMPLIWAGTGKLVGKAIPCEGTLYQRLVQPLLLAALNVDPPEGSAGLAGAIVRETLLAGGQACRPLIARDGLSSVLVDPAIKLLQDKGGSVQLGHELREFTITGDKVGELKFGGDTIAVGAGDVVVLAVPPRPAASLLPGLKTPSKFRAIVNAHFRFDPPRDAPPIVGVVGGLVEWLFAFPQRLSITISNGDRLVDMPREELAQAIWRDVCKAAGLPGEPALPPWQIVRERRATFEATPEQNALRPGPVTAYKNLFLAGDWTDTGLPATIEGSVRSGDRAADLVLSRRHA, encoded by the coding sequence ATGCAAAAGAACGCTCACATCATCGGCGCCGGCATTTCCGGCCTCTCGGCGGCCGTGCGGCTGGCGAACGCTGGCTACACGGTGCATGTCCACGAGGCCACGCAGCAGGCCGGTGGCCGCTGCCGGTCCTATTTCGACGCCGCCACCAACCTCACCATCGACAACGGCAATCATCTGCTGCTGTCGGGCAACCATCACGCCCGGGCTTACGCGCGATCGATCGGCACCGAGGCGGGCCTGGTCGGACCGAAGCGCGCGCAGTTTCCCTTCGTCGACATTTCGACCGGCCAGCGCTGGCAGCTCGACCTCGGCGAGGGCCGGCTGCCGCTGTGGGTGTTCGACGAGGCACGCCGCGTCCCCGACACCGGCCTGCTCGATTACCTGGCATTGATGCCTTTGATCTGGGCAGGGACCGGCAAACTGGTCGGCAAGGCGATCCCCTGCGAAGGCACGCTGTACCAGCGGCTGGTGCAGCCGCTGCTGCTGGCCGCGCTCAATGTCGATCCGCCCGAGGGCTCGGCGGGCCTCGCCGGCGCGATCGTGCGCGAAACGCTGCTGGCGGGCGGACAGGCCTGCCGTCCCCTGATTGCGCGCGATGGGCTTAGTTCGGTTTTGGTCGATCCCGCGATCAAGCTGCTGCAGGACAAGGGCGGCTCGGTCCAGCTCGGGCATGAGCTGCGCGAGTTCACGATCACCGGCGACAAGGTCGGTGAACTGAAATTCGGTGGCGATACCATCGCGGTCGGCGCCGGCGATGTCGTGGTGCTTGCGGTGCCGCCGCGCCCCGCAGCTTCGTTGCTGCCCGGGCTGAAGACGCCGTCGAAATTCCGCGCCATCGTCAATGCGCATTTCCGTTTCGATCCGCCGCGGGATGCGCCGCCGATCGTCGGCGTCGTCGGCGGCCTGGTGGAGTGGCTGTTTGCGTTCCCGCAGCGGCTGTCGATCACCATCAGCAATGGCGACCGCCTGGTCGATATGCCGCGTGAGGAGCTGGCGCAGGCGATCTGGCGGGATGTCTGCAAGGCCGCCGGCCTGCCGGGGGAACCGGCATTGCCGCCCTGGCAGATCGTGCGCGAACGCCGTGCTACATTCGAGGCGACGCCGGAGCAGAATGCACTGCGGCCGGGCCCGGTAACGGCTTATAAAAACCTGTTTCTCGCCGGTGACTGGACTGATACCGGATTGCCGGCAACCATCGAGGGATCGGTGCGGTCCGGCGACCGCGCCGCCGATCTGGTCCTGTCGCGGCGGCACGCCTGA
- the shc gene encoding squalene--hopene cyclase: protein MLSDDHTVAVDPDALEKSISAATQGLLFYRQSDGHWVFELEADSTIPAEYVLLRHYLAEPVDSALEAKLANYLRRTQGAHGGWPLVQDGPFDMSASVKSYFALKMIGDSVDAPHMVRAREAIRSRGGASGVNVFTRFLLAFYGVLGWRAVPVLPIEIMLLPMWSPFHINKISYWARTTIVPLMVMAALKPLAKNPKGVGIDELFLQDPKSVGTPTKAPHQSWGWFTLFSALDKILRVIEPLFPKSLRQRAIDAALAFTEERLNGEDGMGAIYPPMANIVMMYDALGKGEDFPPRAVTRKGIDKLLVIGEHEAYCQPCVSPVWDTALTCHALAEAGGEDMLAKMKQGLDWLKPRQVLDLKGDWAVKAPDVRPGGWAFQYNNDHYPDLDDTAVVVMAMDRARRGSGSAEYDTAIARGREWIEGLQSRDGGWAAFDVNNLEYYLNNIPFSDHGALLDPPTEDVTARCISMLAQLGETAATSKPLADGVAYLRRTQLAEGSWYGRWGLNYIYGTWSVLSALNAAGIDHQDPVMRKAVDWLVSVQNKDGGWGEDAVSYRLDYKGYEHAPSTSSQTAWALLGLMAAGEVEHPAVLRGIQYLKSTQTEKGLWDEARYTATGFPRVFYLRYHGYSKFFPLWALARYRNLRSTNSRVVGVGM from the coding sequence ATGCTGTCCGACGATCACACCGTTGCGGTCGACCCCGACGCCCTGGAGAAGAGCATCTCCGCGGCGACGCAGGGGCTGCTCTTCTATCGGCAATCCGACGGCCACTGGGTGTTCGAGCTGGAAGCCGACAGCACGATTCCGGCGGAATATGTCCTGCTGCGCCACTATCTTGCCGAGCCCGTCGACAGCGCGCTCGAAGCCAAGCTCGCCAACTATCTGCGCCGCACGCAGGGCGCCCATGGCGGCTGGCCGCTGGTGCAGGACGGCCCGTTCGACATGAGCGCCAGCGTCAAATCCTATTTCGCCCTGAAGATGATCGGCGATTCCGTCGACGCGCCGCACATGGTGCGGGCGCGCGAGGCGATTCGCAGCCGCGGCGGCGCCAGCGGCGTCAACGTTTTCACCCGGTTTTTGCTGGCGTTCTATGGCGTGCTGGGCTGGCGCGCCGTACCGGTGCTGCCGATCGAGATCATGCTGCTGCCGATGTGGTCGCCGTTCCATATCAACAAGATTTCCTACTGGGCGCGCACCACCATCGTGCCGCTGATGGTGATGGCGGCGCTGAAGCCGCTGGCGAAGAATCCCAAGGGCGTCGGCATCGACGAATTGTTCCTGCAGGATCCGAAGTCCGTCGGCACGCCGACGAAGGCGCCGCATCAAAGCTGGGGCTGGTTCACGCTGTTCAGCGCGCTCGACAAGATCCTGCGGGTGATCGAACCGCTGTTCCCGAAATCGTTACGCCAACGCGCGATCGATGCCGCGCTCGCCTTCACGGAAGAGCGGCTGAACGGCGAAGACGGCATGGGCGCGATCTATCCGCCGATGGCAAATATTGTGATGATGTACGACGCGCTCGGCAAGGGTGAGGATTTCCCGCCGCGGGCGGTTACCCGAAAGGGCATCGACAAGCTCCTGGTGATCGGCGAGCACGAGGCCTATTGCCAGCCCTGCGTCTCGCCGGTGTGGGACACGGCGCTGACCTGCCACGCGCTGGCGGAAGCCGGCGGCGAAGACATGCTGGCGAAGATGAAGCAGGGGCTCGACTGGCTCAAGCCGCGGCAGGTGCTCGACCTCAAGGGCGACTGGGCGGTGAAAGCGCCTGACGTCCGTCCGGGCGGCTGGGCCTTCCAGTACAACAACGATCACTATCCCGATCTCGACGACACCGCGGTGGTGGTGATGGCGATGGATCGGGCGCGGCGGGGGTCCGGCAGTGCGGAATACGATACGGCGATCGCGCGCGGCCGTGAGTGGATCGAGGGCCTGCAGAGCCGGGACGGCGGCTGGGCCGCGTTCGACGTCAACAACCTCGAATATTACCTCAACAACATCCCGTTCTCGGACCACGGCGCGCTGCTCGATCCGCCGACCGAGGACGTCACCGCGCGCTGCATCTCGATGCTGGCGCAGCTCGGCGAGACCGCGGCGACCAGCAAGCCGCTGGCGGACGGGGTTGCCTATCTACGCCGCACCCAGCTCGCCGAAGGCTCATGGTACGGTCGCTGGGGGCTGAACTACATCTACGGAACCTGGTCGGTGCTGTCGGCGCTCAATGCCGCCGGTATCGACCACCAGGACCCGGTGATGCGAAAAGCGGTGGATTGGCTGGTTTCGGTCCAGAACAAGGACGGCGGCTGGGGCGAGGATGCGGTCAGCTACCGGTTAGATTACAAGGGATATGAGCACGCGCCCTCGACTTCCTCGCAAACGGCATGGGCCTTGCTTGGACTGATGGCGGCGGGCGAGGTGGAACACCCTGCGGTTCTGCGGGGGATTCAGTACCTAAAAAGCACACAGACCGAAAAAGGGCTGTGGGACGAGGCGCGCTACACGGCAACAGGCTTTCCGCGGGTGTTTTACTTGCGTTATCATGGCTACTCGAAGTTCTTTCCGCTCTGGGCGCTGGCGCGGTATCGGAATTTGAGAAGCACCAACAGCAGGGTGGTAGGGGTCGGGATGTGA
- a CDS encoding phosphorylase, giving the protein MILGAGAAATVDNSIDFNSIDPRPVLIVTGLVQEARIAAGPGMIVICSSSDPAQLRALLATLDPSSFRGVISFGVAGGLDPSLKSGDVVVATEVLAGDTRFLAGLALNEEMIASAALKRRRVVRGGLAGVEQVIAATACKAALHSETGAAAVDMESHIAAAYASAAGIPFAALRVISDPASRSLPALAKSAIKPNGDIDLRKVLRGLVRNPTTLRALVSTGIDFNRALRSLRGCRSFLIGGEDLATVDI; this is encoded by the coding sequence GTGATTTTGGGGGCGGGGGCCGCCGCGACCGTGGACAATTCGATTGATTTCAATTCGATTGATCCGCGGCCGGTGTTGATTGTAACCGGTCTGGTGCAGGAGGCCCGCATAGCGGCGGGGCCCGGCATGATCGTCATTTGCAGCAGTAGCGATCCCGCTCAATTGCGCGCGCTGCTTGCGACGCTTGACCCATCGTCATTCAGGGGCGTGATTTCGTTCGGCGTCGCCGGCGGGCTCGATCCTTCGTTGAAGTCGGGCGACGTGGTGGTGGCGACCGAGGTTCTGGCGGGCGATACCCGTTTTCTGGCAGGCCTTGCGCTGAACGAGGAAATGATCGCCAGCGCCGCGCTGAAGCGCCGGCGCGTGGTCCGCGGCGGCCTCGCCGGCGTGGAACAGGTGATCGCGGCGACCGCCTGCAAGGCCGCGCTGCATTCCGAGACTGGGGCCGCCGCGGTCGACATGGAAAGCCATATCGCTGCGGCCTATGCGTCTGCGGCCGGCATTCCCTTTGCGGCGCTGCGCGTGATTTCGGATCCGGCCAGCCGCTCGCTTCCGGCGCTGGCCAAGAGCGCCATCAAGCCGAACGGCGATATCGACCTGCGCAAGGTGCTGCGCGGCCTCGTGCGCAATCCGACGACGCTGCGCGCGCTGGTCTCGACCGGGATCGATTTTAATCGGGCGCTGCGCAGCTTGCGCGGCTGCCGGAGCTTCCTGATTGGCGGCGAGGACCTCGCCACGGTGGATATCTGA